The following is a genomic window from Chitinophagales bacterium.
CTCTATAGCCATCCTTTTTCTTTGCAATTTCGTCAAATATTTCTGACATTTGTTCTTGTGTAAAGTTCATTTTTTCTGTGCTTTTTTATTTCAACACAAAAATCAGATTTTTGGACTTTACACACTTTTTTGAACAGTATCCTTGCCTACCACTTTTCTGGACTTTTGAAGCTATTCTTAATAGCTGTTTCATTTTCTCACTGAGATTTGAAGAATCAATATTATCAATAACACATTGAACTGTTTTACCCTTATCGCCGAAGTGCTCACTAGCTGCTGCACTATGAGAATAATGACAAAACTCGCACTCATTAAGATAAGAGACATAGGAAGCTATGAGCTCTCGTTCTCCTGAACTCAATGGAGAAGGACCCAATAAAATTTCATGTGCTAGGTTTAATACCGTAAGCGTATTAGTAATAGTCCAATGTCGCATGGCTCATTGCACTAAACAAATACAGCTACGGCATTTACCATAGCAAGGTTTTAAAATGGGTTAGACCATTTTAAAACCGCTATTGGTATAACAAAACATTGCCTGTAGATTGCTTATATTGTAATAGTTCTGCGATTCCAGGTTTATCTATACCGGTATCAATATATGCCATAAGTATAGTTTAAATTAAAATTCAAAAGTAAGAAATAAAGCAAAAATTAAAAAAAAGGAGAGCAATAAACTCGCTCTCCTTTCTTTTAATTAGGAAAATGACCCTAATTTTTCTTCGTTTTCTTATCAAACAGGTTAATAAAATCCAGCGCTACAGGAGAAGCTACGAAAATAGAGGATAATGTACCGATAATAACACCTATCACCATGGTAAATGAAAATCCTCTCAATGATTCTCCACCAAAGAAGAATAAAACAAGCGAAACAATTAATAAGGTAGATGCTGTCATAATGGTTCTCGATAAGGTAGCATTGACCGCATCATTGA
Proteins encoded in this region:
- a CDS encoding carboxymuconolactone decarboxylase family protein, with product MRHWTITNTLTVLNLAHEILLGPSPLSSGERELIASYVSYLNECEFCHYSHSAAASEHFGDKGKTVQCVIDNIDSSNLSEKMKQLLRIASKVQKSGRQGYCSKKCVKSKNLIFVLK